The genome window ACCTGACATTAGATGTATTATACAAACGGACAGACGGTTATCACGAAGTGGAAATGGTGATGACCACCATTGATCTGGCCGATCGTCTGGAGCTTCGGCCCAGGGACGATGGAAAAATTGTGATCGAAACTTCGGCTAGTTATGTGCCCGCTGACGAGCACAATCTGGCTTATAAGGCGGCTAAACTGATCCAGGAGCGCTTTCAGGTGACCCGGGGTGTCACTATCGCCATCGATAAGCGTATTCCGGTCGCCGCTGGATTAGGAGGAGGTTCTAGCGATGCAGCGGCCACCATTAAGGGGTTGAATCAACTTTGGGATCTGGGCTTAAGCACGGAAGAGATGGCTGTCTTGGGAGCCGAAGTGGGATCGGATGTCCCCTTTTGTATTTATGGGGGAACAGCCTTGGCCAAAGGGCGGGGAGAGCAGATAACCCCTCTGCCTGGGCCGCCGCCGTTTTGGATTGTGCTGGCTAAGCCGCCCATTGGGGTATCCACAGCACATGTGTATCAGCATTTGGACCTGGGCCAGGTCAGTGAGCGTCCCAAGACGGAACAAATGATCGAGGCGCTTAAACGACGTGATTTTTCTTTAATCGTGAAAAGCATGGGCAATGTTTTAGAAACAGTGACTCTTAAAAGCTACCCTGAAGTCCAACACCTGAAACAGAAACTAGCCCAATTTGGAGCAGATGGTGTGCTCATGTCAGGCAGCGGGCCAACGGTGTTCGGCCTGACCCAGAAAGAGTCCCGGGCTCAGCGCATCTATAACGGCCTCAAAGGGTTTTGCCAGGATGTCTACATGGTTCGTTCGGCAGGGACTTAAGATTCCCTATTTTATTTACTGTCAATGGGGTTGGAACTTGATCAAAGACGTATAAAAGTGGTATATTACCCTCAAATAATTCGGGTTTTTAGGAGGCATTCCGGTGAAGAAATTGAAACGAAGCGCCAGACTTGCTGATATGATGCAATATTTAATTCGACGGCCCCATTTGTTAATCCCTTTGACCCTGTTTAAAGAGCGTTACCAAGCGGCCAAATCGTCCATTAGTGAGGATTTGCAAATTATTAAAGAAACCATGGAAATGAGCGGTCTGGGTGAATTAATGACCGTTCCCGGCGCCGCTGGAGGAGTGAAATACATCCCCGCTGTCGATTTAAAGCAAATGCGGGACTGGGTGGAAGAATTGAGGACGGGTCTGGAAGATCCTGACCGCATCCTCCCTGGAGGGTATTTGTATATGAGTGATTATTTAAGCCAGCCCCAAGTGGTCAACCAGATCGGCCAAATATTTAGCTCCCAGTTTCGCCATGCGGGCCTTGATTACGTCATCACGGTGGAAACAAAGGGTATCCCGCTCGCCTATGCCACCAGCCAGTATCTCAATGTCCCCTTTGTGATTGTGCGCCGGGATCACCGGGTGACAGAAGGATCAGTGGTCAGCATCAACTATGTTTCAGGTTCCACCAAACGCATCCAAACCATGTCCCTGGCCCGCCGCAGCATGAAAGCCAACAGCAAAGTTTTGATTGTGGATGATTTTATGAAAGCAGGCGGAACGATCCGGGGAATGATGGACTTGTTGCAGGAGTTTGAAGCGGAGGTGGCCGGGGCCTGTGTGTTTGTGGAATCATTGGCCACAGCAGAAAAATTGGTGGAAAATGTTTACTCATTACTGCGCTTGTGTGACGTAGATATTAAAAACAAGACCATTTCCATGCAGTTAGGCAGTATCTTTGATGATCAATGATCACAGGGAGGTTGTGCAGGATGACAAAATTGAAAAAAGTCCAGACGCAAGATGCGCCGCAGGCCATAGGACCGTATTCCCAAGCGGTTCAAGTTGGTTCGCTCTTGTTCACATCGGGGCAAATCCCGCTCACACCGGACGGGAAACTGGTAGAAGGAGATGTACGGGCACAAACGAGGCAAGTGCTCGCCAACTTGGAAGCAGTATTAAAGGCAGCAGGAGCGACGTTAAATGATGTCATTAAAACGACGGTGTTTATTAAAGATATGAATGAGTTTGCCCAAGTAAATGAGGTTTATGGGGAGATTTTTGGTGAGCACAAGCCGGCCCGTTCCTGTGTAGAAGTGGCCAGACTGCCCAAAGATGTCAGGGTGGAAATCGAGTGTATTGCCCGCATCCCGGACTAGTCTGTCCGGGATGATTCAGCGTCAGTGTCAAGGCATCTTAATGGTTTTTCAGTTCAAAAAAAATTTAAAAATTTATAGGAAATGAGCAGGAATTTTGCCACCTTTGTTGAACTGTTAAGTATATATCGTGATCATTTTTGGCAAAAGGTGGTGTTTTTTTGATGGAAGTGACTGATGTGAGACTGCGGCGGGTGCACACCGAAGGAAGAATGAGGGCGATTGCTTCCATTACCATTGATAACGAATTTGTCGTCCACGATATTCGGGTTATTGATGGTAACAACGGCTTGTTTGTGGCCATGCCATCCAAGCGGACACCGGACGGCGAATTTCGCGATATCGCCCATCCTATTTCTTCTGCAACCCGGGAAAAAATACAAAAAGCCGTTCTGGCAGAATATGAGGCCCAAGGGGAAAAGGAAGAGTTAGAGGCCGGTGCTTCCTGATTCAAGGTGCCCTGGCTGGTGTCACCTAGAGATTAACTTTGATTTACAGGGGTTGTGCCTCACAAGTGGTGATTGTCTCTGTTTTGTGCTTGGGGTGAAGATCTGACGCTGAAGTTAGGTCTTCTTTTTTTTGTGTCTGTTGACAAGATTTGATTCCTTGAAAAAGAAGTGGTATTAGGCTATAGTCATAACAGAAATGATTTTGATGAGTGTATGTGGAGGTTAATGATGAACCAAACCAATGTGCTTATTCTAGCTGCGGGAAAAGGAACCAGGATGAAGTCCAAGCGGCCGAAAGTGCTTCATCCTGTTTGTGGCAAACCGATGGTCAAACACGTGATCGATGCCGTGCAACAAACTCAAGGCCAGACTCATATTTATGTGGTCGTCGGCCACGGAGCAGAGCTTGTCCAGCAGGAGCTGGGTGAAGGGTATACATACGTGGAACAAAAGAAGCAGCTTGGCACTGGTCATGCTGTCATGGTTGCCGCCCCCCATCTGCGGGAGGCAGCGGGCCAGACCTTGGTTTTGTACGGGGACACGCCCCTTATTTCGGGCCAAACTTTACAAGCCTTTCTAACAGCCCATCAAGAAGCGCAAGCGGCAGTCAGTATTCTCACCACTTTTGTGGATGACCCTGAAGGGTATGGGCGTATTATTCGGGATGAACAGGGACAAGTAAAAAAGATTGTGGAAGAGAAAGATGCCACGGCAGAAGAGAAACAGGTCAAAGAGATTAATACGGGCATCTATTGTTTTGATAACCAAAAATTACTGCAGGCCTTATCCCAAATCACAAATGATAATGCCCAGGGTGAATACTATTTGACCGATTGCATTGAAATCCTTGAGCGGAAGGGAGAAAAAATTACCGCTTATGTCACCCATGATCAAGAGGAGATCATGGGGATAAACGACCGTATCGCCCTGGCTCAGGCGGAAAAAGTGATGCGCCGCCGGATCAATGAGCGCCACATGTCCCAGGGTGTGACCATTATTGATCCTGAGCATACCTATATTGGCCCCGATGTCGTCATCGGTCAGGACACGGTGATTTATCCGGGCACCATCTTGTCCGGACGAACGGTGATTGCTGAAGATTGCCAAGTAGGCCCCCATGCAGAGCTGATCGATGTTAAAGTGGGGAGAGCCACAAGCATTGTTCACTCTAAGGCGGTTGACAGCCAGATCGGAAGCCAGACGCAAGTGGGTCCGTTTGCCTATATCCGGCCCGGCACCACAATTGGAGACCGGTGCCGTGTGGGCAATTTTGTGGAGGTTAAAAATTCTGTTGTCAAAGACGGGGCTAAAATCCCCCATTTAAGTTATGTGGGTGATGCAGATATCGGGGAGAGGGTTAACATGGGTTGCGGCTCCATCACGGTTAACTATGACGGGATTCATAAACACCGTACTGTTGTGGAAAATGACAGTTTTGTGGGATGTAATGTCAATCTGGTTGCCCCTGTCACGATCGGAGAAGGGGCTTATATTGCGGCAGGTTCGACCATTACCCACCCTGTCCCGGCCTACAGTCTGGCCATTGCCCGCGAAAGGCAAACGGTGAAAGAAAACTATGCCCTAAAATTAAGGCCAAATAAAGAACGCAAAGATCGTTGAGACCGTCATATCTTCATCAAAAATAACAGATGTTGGAGGTTTTAGCAGAACGATGCCACATTATCGTGATCCTAAACTGAAAGTATTTACGTGTAATGCCAATCCCCGTTTAGCGGAAGCGATTTGCAAGCATATTGGGGTGCCTTTGGGAAAGGCCAATGTGACCCGTTTCAGTGACGGTGAAATTCAGGTCCACATCAATGAGAGTGTGCGCGGTGCGGATGTGTTTGTGATCCAGTCCACCAGCGCCCCCGTCAATGAACATTTAATGGAACTGCTGGTGATGGTCGATGCCCTCAAGCGTGCCTCTGCCAAGAGCATAAACGTGGTCATGCCGTACTATGGGTATGCCCGTCAGGACCGCAAAACGAGAGCCAGAGATCCGATCACGGCCAAACTGGTGGCCAACTTGATTGAGACTGCCGGAGCGTCCCGGGTGATCACCATGGACCTTCACGCCACTCAAATTCAAGGCTTCTTTGATATTCCTGTTGATCACTTGCTGGGTGTCCCCATATTAGCGGACTATTTCCTGGCCAAAAACTTGGACGACATTGTCGTTGTCTCTCCAGACCATGGCGGGGTGACGCGGGCCAGAAAACTGGCCGAACGACTCAAGGCGCCGATTGCCATCATTGACAAGCGCCGTCCTAAACCCAATGTGGCTGAAATTATGAACATTGTCGGGGCGGTAGAAGGCAAGACCTGCATTTTGATTGACGACATTATTGACACAGCCGGCACCATCACTTTGGCAGCTAACGCCTTGGCTGAAAACGGGGCTCAAGAAGTTTATGCCTGCTGTACCCATCCTGTCCTGTCAGGTCCAGCCATTGAACGGATCCAAAATTCCAAAATTAAGGAGCTGGTCGTGACAGACACCATTCCGCTGCCCGAGGAAAAGCAGATTGACAAAGCCATTGTGCTTTCTGTGGCACCGCTGATGGGAGAAGCGATCATCCGTGTCCATGAAGAATTGTCGGTCAGCAAGCTGTTTAACTGATACGGTTCCTTGACATTGTTAGACAAAGGTTTGGCCATCCTTCCAAAAGGGAATAGTAAATATTAGTCCGACACATTGAGGGAGGGTGAGCTAAACCATGGTAACCTTTCGTGCTGAGGAACGACCGGATCTTCGCAAGTCTGTCCGCAGAAAATTGAGGCAATCGGGCAAGGTTCCCGGGATCGTGTATGGCAAAACAATCGGGAGCAAACCGATCCAGGTGCAGCAGAACGAGCTGCATAGACTGCTCAAACAACATGGTAAAAATACGGTGATCAATCTTGAGCTGGACGGGGTTAAACCGACGGTGATGATCGGCGAGATCCAGCGCGATCCCATCACAGAGGATGTTTTACACGTCGATTTCTATGAGATTAAAATGAACGAGAAAAAGACCTTTACCGTACCCCTGGAAATCGTAGGGGAGGGAGCGGTAACCAAAAACGGTGGCGTTTTGCAAAGGCAATATCAGGAGATTGAGGTTGAGTGTTTGCCTAAGGATTTGCCTGAATCCATACCCATTGATGTCAGCGGTTTGGACATTGGTGACAGCGTGACGGTGGCTGATCTTAACCTGGGCGACCAGATTGAAGTATTGCTGGAGCCAGATACGGTGCTGCTCACGGTTACCGCACCCACCCCTGAGGAAGGACCTGTTGATAAACATGCTGGCAATGAAGAGCCGCCGGAATTGGTTGAACGCCAAGAGGATGCGGAAGAATAAAGACCACAAACTTGAAAATGGGAACAGAGGCGTAACCATGATGGTTACGCCTTAGGCACGTAGAGGAGGTTTCAGGGTTGAAAATCATTGTAGGCCTGGGGAATCCGGGACCAAAATATGCACAGACACGGCATAATATTGGTTTCTTAACGGTTGATCGCTTGGCGGAAAAGCTGGGGATTTCTATCAATCAGGAAAAATGGCGCAGCCTGGTGGGCGAGACTTCGGTGAGCGGTGAAAAAGTGCTGTTGTTGAAGCCGATGACCTATATGAACCGCTCCGGAGAGGCTGTGATAGAGGTTGTCCGCTTCTTTCAGTGTCCCGTAGAGGATGTGCTGGTCATCTATGACGATCTGGACTTGCCCTTTGGCACCATGAGGCTAAGGCTGAAGGGGGGGCATGGAGGACACAACGGCGTTCGCTCCCTTATTGACCATTTGGGCAGCCAAACGTTTAAACGCATCCGCATGGGAATTGGCCGGCCGGAAAACGGGGATGTGGTTCATTATGTTCTCAATCCGTTTCCCCCGCAGGAACGGCAACAGTTAGCCGAATTTATTGACCGGGGAGCAAGTGCAGCTGAAGCTTATCTTAACACAGATGATTTTACCCAAGTGATGAATAGATATAACCAAAAGCTGCGTTCATCATAATTTTAGCCATGTTCATGATGATTCTGGAAAAAGTTGAAAGATTAAAGGGGAATGTTTGACCCGCATGGGAGGCATACTAGAATAAACACTGTTTTTTAGGAGGAAGACGATGGCCATCCATTATGTATGCCGCCATTGCGGGCTGAAACTGGGTGAAATTAATGCTCCTGTTACTGAGGAACAGCTCGGTTTTCATACTTTGAATCCTGAAGAGAAGCAGGATATCTTGCTTTACCAGGAAAATGGTGATATAGTAGCGCAAGTAACATGTGAACATTGCCAGGAGGCCATTGAGCGGAACCCAGAATGGCTTCTGCTGAATAAAATACACCATTGAACGGACTTGGTGATTGATCTGTTTTTTAAGGAACGGAGAGGAGGCAAACATGAAAGAGCTGATCCACATTTTTAGCCAGGGAACCGATTTTCAACATGTGTTGAAGGCCATTCAAAATGGCATGAAAGAACAGCTGGTGACCGGGTTAAATGGCTCGTCACGGACGCTGTTTATGAGCGCCCTGTTCCAGGAAAATCGTGAAGCCCAGCTGGTTGTGACCCACAATCTGCACCAAGCTCAAAAAATTTACGAAGATTTAATAGAATGGCTGGATGAAGAGTCAGTTTATCTGTACCCGGTCAATGAGCTGATCGCCTCGGAAATTGCCACGGCCAGTCCCGAATTTAAACGGCAGCGGATTGAAGTGTTGAATAAGCTGGCCTTGAAGGAGAAGATCATCGTCATTGTCCCTTTGGCCGGTCTGAAGCGTTTGCTTCCGCCGCCCTCGGTGTGGAAGAAAGCGCAAATCTCTATCACCTGGGGAGACGAGATCAACTTAGAAGAGTTGCAAGCCAAACTATTGACCATGGGTTATAAGAGAGTGGAAATGGTAGAAGCGGAGGGGGAATACAGCATCCGCGGGGGGATCATTGACGTGTACCCTCCTGCTTCCTCGCCCGTCCGTATTGAACTGTTTGATACGGAAGTAGACTCTATCCGCACCTTTGATATAGAAACCCAGCGTTCCCAAGAAAACGTGCAACGTATTACGCTGGGGCCCAGCGTGGAGTGGATTTTGTTTGAGGAGCACTATGAATTGGGGGCCAAAAAAGTCGAAGAAGCGTTGCACAAACAGCTGGCGAAGGTCAGGGACGAGGAAGTAAAAGCTAAACTTAAAGAACACATTGGCTGGGAAATTGAGCAATTACGTCAAAAACAATCATTCCAGGGAATCTACAAATATATCTCTTGCTTCTATGGCCAGCGCACAACCTTGGTGGATTATTTTGAGCCAGGGTCTGTTGTCATTGTGGATGAACCGACGCGCTTGCTGGAAGCTGAGACCAATTTTCAGCGGGAAGAGGCGGAATGGAAAACTTTAATGATGCAGACAGGGGAATTTTTGCCTGAACTCTCTATCTCTCTTCCATTCTCTGAATGGAAAGAAAAGGTTAAAAAACCATTGGTTTACTTATCCCTCTTTTTACGGCAAATTCCCCAGACCAGCCCGCAAAATATTGTTCATTTTACCTCTAAGCCGATGCAGCACTTCCACAGCCAGTTCCCTGTCCTGCAAACGGAGATCAACCGCTGGCAAAAAAACAGGGATAGAATTGTGTTTTTGGCCGGGGACAGCGAACGGGTTGAGCGCATGTTGCGCATTTTGGATGACTTTCAGATCGAGGCCAGGAAGTTAAAAGGGGATGCGGCCCTGGTGGAGGGGATTCCCCAGGTGGTAGTGGGGCGGATTCAGTCCGGTTTTGAACTGCCCACCCACCGGCTGGTGGTGGTAACCGAAAATGAACTGTTTGCCCAGCAGAAAAAGAGAAAACCGCGTACCCAGACCCAAGTGTCTAACGTGGAGCGGATCAAAAGTTACACAGACCTGAACGAAGGGGATTATGTCGTTCATGTCAACCATGGCATTGGCCGTTATGTGGGCTTGAAGACATTGGAGATCAATGGCGCCCACAAAGATTATTTGCATATCCAGTATGCCGGGGATGACAAACTGTACGTCCCTGTGGAAAACATTGACCAG of Caldalkalibacillus thermarum contains these proteins:
- the ispE gene encoding 4-(cytidine 5'-diphospho)-2-C-methyl-D-erythritol kinase, which produces MTILMKAPAKINLTLDVLYKRTDGYHEVEMVMTTIDLADRLELRPRDDGKIVIETSASYVPADEHNLAYKAAKLIQERFQVTRGVTIAIDKRIPVAAGLGGGSSDAAATIKGLNQLWDLGLSTEEMAVLGAEVGSDVPFCIYGGTALAKGRGEQITPLPGPPPFWIVLAKPPIGVSTAHVYQHLDLGQVSERPKTEQMIEALKRRDFSLIVKSMGNVLETVTLKSYPEVQHLKQKLAQFGADGVLMSGSGPTVFGLTQKESRAQRIYNGLKGFCQDVYMVRSAGT
- the purR gene encoding pur operon repressor translates to MKKLKRSARLADMMQYLIRRPHLLIPLTLFKERYQAAKSSISEDLQIIKETMEMSGLGELMTVPGAAGGVKYIPAVDLKQMRDWVEELRTGLEDPDRILPGGYLYMSDYLSQPQVVNQIGQIFSSQFRHAGLDYVITVETKGIPLAYATSQYLNVPFVIVRRDHRVTEGSVVSINYVSGSTKRIQTMSLARRSMKANSKVLIVDDFMKAGGTIRGMMDLLQEFEAEVAGACVFVESLATAEKLVENVYSLLRLCDVDIKNKTISMQLGSIFDDQ
- a CDS encoding RidA family protein — encoded protein: MTKLKKVQTQDAPQAIGPYSQAVQVGSLLFTSGQIPLTPDGKLVEGDVRAQTRQVLANLEAVLKAAGATLNDVIKTTVFIKDMNEFAQVNEVYGEIFGEHKPARSCVEVARLPKDVRVEIECIARIPD
- the spoVG gene encoding septation regulator SpoVG, with protein sequence MEVTDVRLRRVHTEGRMRAIASITIDNEFVVHDIRVIDGNNGLFVAMPSKRTPDGEFRDIAHPISSATREKIQKAVLAEYEAQGEKEELEAGAS
- the glmU gene encoding bifunctional UDP-N-acetylglucosamine diphosphorylase/glucosamine-1-phosphate N-acetyltransferase GlmU, whose protein sequence is MNQTNVLILAAGKGTRMKSKRPKVLHPVCGKPMVKHVIDAVQQTQGQTHIYVVVGHGAELVQQELGEGYTYVEQKKQLGTGHAVMVAAPHLREAAGQTLVLYGDTPLISGQTLQAFLTAHQEAQAAVSILTTFVDDPEGYGRIIRDEQGQVKKIVEEKDATAEEKQVKEINTGIYCFDNQKLLQALSQITNDNAQGEYYLTDCIEILERKGEKITAYVTHDQEEIMGINDRIALAQAEKVMRRRINERHMSQGVTIIDPEHTYIGPDVVIGQDTVIYPGTILSGRTVIAEDCQVGPHAELIDVKVGRATSIVHSKAVDSQIGSQTQVGPFAYIRPGTTIGDRCRVGNFVEVKNSVVKDGAKIPHLSYVGDADIGERVNMGCGSITVNYDGIHKHRTVVENDSFVGCNVNLVAPVTIGEGAYIAAGSTITHPVPAYSLAIARERQTVKENYALKLRPNKERKDR
- a CDS encoding ribose-phosphate diphosphokinase, encoding MPHYRDPKLKVFTCNANPRLAEAICKHIGVPLGKANVTRFSDGEIQVHINESVRGADVFVIQSTSAPVNEHLMELLVMVDALKRASAKSINVVMPYYGYARQDRKTRARDPITAKLVANLIETAGASRVITMDLHATQIQGFFDIPVDHLLGVPILADYFLAKNLDDIVVVSPDHGGVTRARKLAERLKAPIAIIDKRRPKPNVAEIMNIVGAVEGKTCILIDDIIDTAGTITLAANALAENGAQEVYACCTHPVLSGPAIERIQNSKIKELVVTDTIPLPEEKQIDKAIVLSVAPLMGEAIIRVHEELSVSKLFN
- a CDS encoding 50S ribosomal protein L25/general stress protein Ctc, encoding MVTFRAEERPDLRKSVRRKLRQSGKVPGIVYGKTIGSKPIQVQQNELHRLLKQHGKNTVINLELDGVKPTVMIGEIQRDPITEDVLHVDFYEIKMNEKKTFTVPLEIVGEGAVTKNGGVLQRQYQEIEVECLPKDLPESIPIDVSGLDIGDSVTVADLNLGDQIEVLLEPDTVLLTVTAPTPEEGPVDKHAGNEEPPELVERQEDAEE
- the pth gene encoding aminoacyl-tRNA hydrolase is translated as MKIIVGLGNPGPKYAQTRHNIGFLTVDRLAEKLGISINQEKWRSLVGETSVSGEKVLLLKPMTYMNRSGEAVIEVVRFFQCPVEDVLVIYDDLDLPFGTMRLRLKGGHGGHNGVRSLIDHLGSQTFKRIRMGIGRPENGDVVHYVLNPFPPQERQQLAEFIDRGASAAEAYLNTDDFTQVMNRYNQKLRSS
- a CDS encoding anti-sigma-F factor Fin family protein gives rise to the protein MAIHYVCRHCGLKLGEINAPVTEEQLGFHTLNPEEKQDILLYQENGDIVAQVTCEHCQEAIERNPEWLLLNKIHH